A region of the Cannabis sativa cultivar Pink pepper isolate KNU-18-1 chromosome 3, ASM2916894v1, whole genome shotgun sequence genome:
GACTTAAACAATGAATCGAAGATTTGGATGATAAGGATTAGGGTATGTCGAATGTGGGAATCTCTTAACACTAAGAAAAATGGAGAATTGATTCACCTCAACTTGATTTTTATTGATGAGCaagtaattttaatattaatttacaaactttttatttttttttattattttttcagcCAATTACATTATACTTATTGAATAATGTTTATTGTTATAGGAAAATCTAATCCATGCCACCATCACAAAAACTTTAGTTCCTAGGTTTAAGAACCTACTGAATGAAGGCTCCTTGTATAGTGTCAAGGGTTTCAAGGTTGTCAAAAGCACAGGGGAATATAGACCACTTTCCAATGAGTATAGGATTATTTTTGTGGTTGGAACTTCTCTCATGAAGTTAGAAGAAGAAACGATTCAGATTCCAATTAATGGATTTCAATTTATTACTCCAAATTTAATTGATTTGCGtgttaataataatgaaatactcttaggtatttttttaaaaaaaatttgttattgaagtatttgaatttaatatatttatacactaatatataataatgttataTTTTCTAAGATGTTGTTGGGTGTCCACGTGGTGTGGGTGATTTCGAAACTGTTGGAGGTGGCTAAAAAAAAGAGATATCACCATTCTAACAAATTAgtaagtttaaaataattaatgacGTATTTCGTAGTATACGTttaatattatttgtttaaCCTATAACCATATtatattatgtttgattatatactttatttatttatattttttatgtatagTTCGGTGACATCAAAGATTACTTTGTGGGGAGATTTGGGGAAGATGTTCGAACCAAAATTATACAAGAAGAATAATGGCCCTGTGATTGTGATTGTAACTTCAACaactattaaaaattttaaaggtaattttttttaaaatatcacactatataatattttaaattataatatatttttgctGACTTAGATTTACTCTAAATAGGTAAAGTTAGTTACTCTACGACAACTGCCAGCAAAATATACATAAATCTGAAAACAGATTATGTAGCATCATTAGTAGAAAAATTTTCTACCATCTCCAATGGTGTTGAAGTCATAGAGAAGTCGACTGTGAATAAAATTTCACCTGAGGAAGAGATGTTCCTTAACAGGATGAGCATTGAAGAACTCTTAAAGACTGATTGGAATCCTCAACTTAAGgtgatatttaataatataaataattttgacaTCCCTTCCTcatgtatttttgttgaaatatttataattttaataaataaaaaactttaattgTAGGAATATTTTCTTACTGTGAGGGTAAAAATAACAGAAATAGACAACACATTTGGATGGTACTATATCTCCTGCcaaaaatattttagaaaacTTGGACTTGAAGATGGTGTTTATAAATGTTCCACTTGCAAAAACAAGTGTGACTATACTCTTGTGAAGtaagaaaattattctaatttttcatCACCAAGATATTAGTtatattattgatttttttactgtgtaaaaaaatattttaatataggtacaaaatacatataaaagttGAGGACAAGACTGCAGAGACAACTTTGGTGATATTTAATGATATAGCTGAGAACTTACTTAACACAGCAGCAAACAAGTTGTTTAAACAAAAAACCAATGATGTTCCAACAGAAATTCTAAGTCTTTGTGGCAGAGAGTTTGTTTACAAGTTGAAGTTGAATACGAATAATTTGAAATATGGACATGAGAACTTTACAGTGTCAAAGGTTTTCAATCTAAATGAGAAATTAGAAGAGCAAGATGAgttgaagaaaataaaagataataagGTAATGTTGAcatttataaagtttaatttgtgtgcaaaatatgaaatcaaATGAATTTACTATAAGTTTTCTTGTGcaggaaaaaaataataatactaatgaagaaaatgggaatgaaaatcGAAAGGAGTTACATTTCAAAGACATAACTACTGCAAAAGATTTAGAAGACTCTGATGAAGATTATCATCATAGcatttctcttaaaaaaaatagaaaaaacataATTATTGAAGATGATAGTGACGATGAAAATATGAATTATAGCGATTGAAAAAATAGTGTAATTAGTATTATTGCAATCCATCTTGCGGAGTcctttgttttaaattttattttattttgatgtagtGTTTGTGGTGTGATGagagttttgttattttttttatttatgtaatgtTTAAGTGTGGTTTGATGAAATACTTTAATTATATATCGTTTAAGTGTGTTATTTGTCCTATGCAATTTGAATATTTAtgtatttgttt
Encoded here:
- the LOC133036228 gene encoding uncharacterized protein LOC133036228 — encoded protein: MWESLNTKKNGELIHLNLIFIDEQENLIHATITKTLVPRFKNLLNEGSLYSVKGFKVVKSTGEYRPLSNEYRIIFVVGTSLMNSVTSKITLWGDLGKMFEPKLYKKNNGPVIVIVTSTTIKNFKGKVSYSTTTASKIYINLKTDYVASLVEKFSTISNGVEVIEKSTVNKISPEEEMFLNRMSIEELLKTDWNPQLKEYFLTVRVKITEIDNTFGWYKIHIKVEDKTAETTLVIFNDIAENLLNTAANKLFKQKTNDVPTEILSLCGREFVYKLKLNTNNLKYGHENFTVSKVFNLNEKLEEQDELKKIKDNKEKNNNTNEENGNENRKELHFKDITTAKDLEDSDEDYHHSISLKKNRKNIIIEDDSDDENMNYSD